The sequence ATGCCAGCTAAGCTTTTCATTGGATGTGGTTAGTGGACGTTGTCAAGGTAACGCGTCGCAAGGAATACTGGGAATGTTTCTTCTCCACACCAATCGCCTTCTTCCTTACAGTTTCCGTTAAGCGGGTTGAACCTCTGCCGTTTGCCCAATGCCCAACTCGTTGTAGAAAACCGGCGTCGGTAAAGAAGTCTGGTTACCTGTGAAATGATGACAGCATTTCATGtcaaaagatatgaaaaactacatcgatttcaaaaataaaagataGCTGTCAATTACATCTATCATCACAGAACGCAATTACACACTGACGCTACTGGCGACACTTTAATAATTTGTTAACTTTGGAAACATTAATCGTTATCGGTCTTCCTACTCTCAAACACAGGACGAAAAAGGCGTCATATTATAAGAAGGACACAATTTCAAACAatctctgcttagagagtaggtCTTTCACGAATTTTCTTGATCATCATTAAAAGTCCATACAAAATAAATCTCTGCCATTCCGCTTCCGCTATTTCTAAGTGCAGTATGCTATATGCACCACATGTTTCAACACTTCTTCTGCGGTTAGAAAAACACAGACATCGGCTTGTGTCTGTCCGGTCGCGCCGATACACTGATGAACGCGGTCACATTGTTTATGGTTGGGTTTCATCCAGCACTCGACACCCCCCATCAATGGGAAACTAGGTCAAGAAAGACGTTTCCAAACAACGATTGGAATTTATCATTAATCTCTTTCAAACTTCAAATTCCTTTAGAGAATTGTTGGAAAGTTACTATACTTATTTATGACGGTTAAGACATGGTGATTTGGAACTATTGACCTCAGGTGACTAGGTACAACAGAGCGCACCTGCCCAAAGGTGATGTACCTGTGCCCTTACCTGTCCGTACAGGTGTTATGATACAGTTATACCGGTAATTTTGTGTCCCACAACCAGAGAGCTATACAATGGCCACCGGGATGGTGATATCGGTCTTACCGACTTGATACCCCGACCATTTACATCTGATATTGAGCACAACAAAGGCCAGTGGAGCCGAGACGATCTAGATGAATCTCTGTCAagctgaacaacaacaaacagacTGACAAAGGCTGGGGAGGATGGAGTACGGGTGACTGCTACTGTCTTGCTTGTCTTTAGTAGAAAATATGGACAGATACGAAATTAGATCCGGATATGTGGGAATTCCTGGGACTATAGACATGATGACACAGCGTCTTTTTTGGTTGAGTCTTTCTTTAGGACCCATTACATTAATCGTACCATCGTTGTGCGATCGTAAACATTGGGATAACCATTCATGTATTGCCCAAAATTCAGTTGTTTCGTTACAGGAAAAGCTGTCAAAGATCCTTGTCGAGTGGTTGGTTTCGTCTCAACCTGCTTGAGTATTCTAAGACGTCAAAATCGTTCGACGTCCTACAAAAATCTAGACTCCTGCGAGGCAGACTGAGCCATCATGGAAGCAAAACGTTTGTTAAGACCGCAGATCAGAGATGGCTATTCAAGTGACCCAAAGTCACTGCTAATACTAACGTTTGGTGCACCCACAACATCGATTTAAGGATTTTGGTTTGGTTAGTTGTATATTCCTTACACTCAATGGCTCTATCTCTATTTGTTGCATCGTTAAGGTTTTTCCCCACAGATTCCTTTCTTGACTCTAACAAAGTTTTGTTGCGCGTGTATTTACTCACCTTGTCTATCCATATTCCTGAGTCCGAAGTGATCTAGGTACAACTGCTCGCCATGCCGGTTAGAACCACCCTGGAACGACACAAGTGATCATTTTGTGACCAAACGAAACAGAAGATGTTCAGTGCAAATACAAATGCATAACGTTAACCTTACGTATACCACTAAAAGTCTTTCGACATAATGGTGTGTCGGATCCGgaagtgagcgagtgagtgagtgaataaatgTTTCGGTTGATGAAATTATAAAGGGATGGCAGAAGGGATGAAAAGAGGGAGGCTTGTGTGGGCtgatggaatgaatgaatgagaagGGTGGATGCATTCATAGATAAAAGGGATAATGACATCacatataaaatcaaatcaaataatgaTGATATACCTATGTTTGACTAAAGTCATGTGCGAGATATGGTTACAAAAAGACAGTTTTAACCCCAAAACAAAACTAGTAGTGATTAGAATTTACAATCAATGTTGCTCACAAACGTTCAGATTTGTTGTGCGGAAACAAAGTTTTCGACACGGAGGTACGATTTAGGCCACCCATGGACATTACACACTAAGCGTGTGGTCTTTTGtggaactttttttcttaataatCAACACCCAAATGTATGATTTTGATAGTATTAATCGATACTCATAAGTCACTAATATTCACGGTCTTCTGTATACTTCAAATTTGTCTTCACATATCAGAGATCATCGCAAATTTGAGATCTTCTAAACAAAAGAACTTTTCTGTCTCTTTCTGAtctctttgatatattttgatcACGCGGCCATCCACTGTTTCGTGAAGCGTTAACATCGTTCAATTCATTTCGGCTGAAACCGACCACCGGTTGGCAAACATCGCGACGTTTACATTTTTCCGCCCTGCACAGCCGGCATTCTCTGCGACCCGCCAAGAAAAGATACTGTTACCGGGTCTGTCTTGGCTTGACGGATCAACCACACGCGTCTTTAAGTTACTAATCTTCTCAAGAATGTGGGGATAGTAAGGTTTCAAAGAGACTTGGTCCTGGGAAGACCTCTGGATAGATTATCTGAACTAAGACGTCAATCAAATAGACGGAAATGTTGTTCAATTTCACATTATGAAAAGTGAACCATCGTATGTAGACCCTGGTCTTGTCAATTAAAGAAACTCAGTCATTGTGTTTCTGTTGTCACTGTCGACCTAAAATCATCATCCATGCTCTCTTCTTTGTAAACTTTCAACACCATGTCAAGAGTGAGACAGTACTTTCGAAGTTTTGTTGTTTCAGAGTTGTTTCGAAGAGTTAAGCTTGTGAAGAAAGTTCAAGAGTTTCAAATATACGTCGAGACAGAAAATGAGGGATAGAAGATAACAAAAGTGGCCAGAACATTGATAGAACACTTGCAGTGAATTCAAGATACATTGTACGAAATGGTACGAAAACAGCACGTACCTCTGTCCGGTTGTTGTGCTGAAGTAGGAAGTGTTCCATTCCGGGTACAGCTACCGCCTGGACCTGTAGTGAGATCAAATAAGCAGGGCTCAAACACATTGATAGATCTTTCAACATCTTCAATTAGAAACGCTACAGAATTCAACACACAGCTTTATGGGGCATCTTGACTCGAATACATCTCCGAATTGTAAACAAATCATACACTTGAGTTATAAAAAGTCGTATAGTTTATCATATTTCAGAACTTCAGTCCAAAGatggtttgttttgtaatcGGAAGACATACTTGACTTAACAAAAATGATAGATATTCAGATTTATGGTTTATTCTGAGAAAGGGAAATTAATTTGCTAGATTCATAGCTTAAACTGGTTGATACACAAACATATCGAAGAAATACAAACATAAAACTGAAGTTCTGTTGTAGTaacaaggaaagccgctaggacGCCCTTGACCTCCGCCTTCCCCAACACCTACactcatacaaaatatcattgcaatgcATTCCTACAACATTAGCAtaacgtaatctccaagcagatccacggtggcgtaatatagtatccacggtggcgtaatatagtatctccggtgcccgtttgactccctttggccggctatactccttggccagctttgatactatcttatggcaccgtaggatctgcttggagattaaacatTACGTAAGTCCTAGGGATGGAGAAATCATGAGTAAACTTGGGTATTGTTTCCACACACTTCAAGACACAATAGCTCAAGGACAACTCACCTGTAGAGGGGCGGGGTCCAGCGGCATGTTCACTGGTTCACCTGACGTCCCGTACACGACAGTCACGTTCTCATTGGGGACGTCAAACCCCGGAAACCTTACGGCGTGAGCCAACGGAACCACTGGGGACCTGTTCGTCTCCTGTAGTACGTACTGTAGGGTGCGGATGTAGTCCATGGCGGCGTGCAGGGTGTCCACTTTACTCGGCTTACGgttgggagggagggagggcaCCATACGCCGCAGTTTGGCGAACCCCGTGTTCAAGTTGCGTACTCTCTGGCGTTCACGGGCGTTAGCTTCGCGTCTCTGTTAATTAGGTCacgagaaaaacaaacaaacaaatttgtaaACAAATAGTTATACAACACACAGTATTAAAGAGAAATCAATCGAACAGTGTTCATTGAAATGATGTGCTGATTTCTGTCTTCCTTATTTTCTATCGATGATTTTGAAGCgataagaaaatgaagaaatgggCATGTATGAACAATGATGAAATGCTTCAAATTGCATGGAATTTatcacaagaaaaacaagggtAAGCATTTGTTCTGTGTTCATGTTTGAGAACAATAAATGATATCAAAAAAGCCTTATAGCGGACTATTTCTTATGTAAGAGTATTATTTTCAGGTGTACCTaaagtgtagtgtagtgtagtgatGACAAGAGAAGAAGATATGTATACCTTTGCTATAATGTCTTCCGGATCGTCATGACTTGACAGCGAACTACTGCCGCTAGACCGGCGGCGGCGTCGCACGATCGCCACAGGTACTGGTAGAGAGCCGCCCTCCTTCCGCAAGACATCGCTGAGCAGCTCGGGCTTGGGCGTCGGGTACGTGACGGCAGCGGGCGGGCCTCGGAAAACGTGACGCCCGACGAAGTCCTCACCGACGTACGGTGGAGGGTTGGGGTCGTCCGGGGATGGAGTCAAGCGAGAGTCGTCATCTTTTTCTAAGAAGCTCTCGAGGTCAACGCAAGCCGTGTTTGAAGGTGAAATGTCTTGTGTAAGATGTCCGGTTTTGTCGCCATCTTCTGGACCAAGATTCGGGATGGAAGGAACGGAGAGAAGAAACCCTTGTCCTCGGAGGTAGCCGATGTCGTCGTTTTCAGGCGGCGGGGTAGGCACGGGGACCGGCCGGGCGTGATTGCTGACGTACGGGCTCTGCAGGGAGTGAGCGGCCACGGCAGGTCGCACGGACGGGACGGTACTGCACCTGGCCCCGAGGGTCGTGAAGGAACTCACGGTGTTCCCGCCGAGGAAAAACGACTGCCAAGGCACGCCGGGGTAAAATGGACGATATTGCGAGCAGTTGTCATAGTCCACTACTCCTCTTCCACAGGTAACGAAGTTACCATGATGGTGTGTGCTCGCAGGCGGTGGCTGGACGAACCCCTCCCCGACAAACGCATGACTATGCCTCGCTGGTTCTTCCTGCGTCTTTTCCACGTTGCAGAACTCCGCTGGAAACGGTTTGGGCTGGAAGCAGACATTTTGAGCCAGCTTCTCGGGAACGCCTGACGCAGTTGACGCAAGTTCTAAATGAGATCCCGATGTGATGTCCACAACTTGTACCGGCTCTTCTGACACGCCACCTGCGCTACAAATTACGTCCATCTTCCAGCCGAGGAACTTCAGGTCAGGTTTTCTGCACACATGTTCGCTACTTCCAGAAATGCACCTCAACGACGATAGACTCAAGAATATTCCAGCCGTACGGCTGTTGCCAATCTTCGTTTCAAGTATGGCGCAAAAATCCAGAAGCGCTGCTGTCCTGCGCACCTGCGCCGAGAACTGCCGGCATCcaaaccatgacgtcatcatgtcGAACACCTGCACCGCTATATGATGTAATTACGTCATTAATCTAATTATGATACGCCTGTAGCTTTTCGCGTGGCGCTCTTTATCATAAACATTACCATATTGCCTGCTTGCTTGGATGAATCTTCTTCTTTTATCCCTATCCCGAGCGTATTTCCTATTTATTTGTGATGACCTTTAAGATATGGTTCTGTACCGCAACATACATATTTTTATGGTACTTTATATGATGTAAGTTTATTGAGGCTGACCAAAATGCAATCATGATGGTCATTAAGTttactgtatacatatatggttctcctgtcgattcgacagatgagcaggtaGACAGGCATgtacctgttttgcctgacctgcacatgacttttttttaatggtgaaggaggggtgtgcaattccttctccaccctctcgtctactggagcactaagtctcacagggacagaactgtatgacacgtgtgagacggcttaCTGTACTGCTAAGTTTACTGTAGGACCTTTGAAGCACTATTGAATCTTAATCATTTCTTTTATGTAAGAAAAAGTACAGTGTTGTCTCTAGAGTTGTAGCTACTTTTTGTCATGAGAGGAGTCTGGTGGAGGCCATTGTTTACGTGTGTCGGAATGGACACGACCGGTACCGTGTTGTTTACACGGTGTTGCGTGGCAGGGTACACCCCGCTACTGTTTCCCTGGTCAGATAACAGAGATTTGGATCACTGACACAGTCCCACAAACCACACCGTACAATGGGCGGGCAGGGCGCGGCACGTGCCGCTGCTACATGACAGGAAAACAGACGACAAGAACGGGGCAGGGCCTCTATTTGTGAGAAAAACGGGCGACAACTACGAAGCAAGACGACATAACGTTCTTTATAAGAAAAACAGACGACAAGAACGGAGCAGGGCCTCTATTTGTGAGAAAAACAGACGACTAGCTATAGTACGAAGCAAGGCCTcttttagaaaaacaaatgaCTAGAACGAAGTTAGGCCTCTATCTATGAGAAAAACAGACGACACTTAAAGTACGAATGGGGGCATCTATTTGTGAGAATAACGGACGACATAACGCATTACTTGAGGAAAACATACGACCTTGGTCTCTGCGAGGAAAACAGATGACAAGAACGGAGAAGGGCCTCTATTTGTGAGAAAAACGTGCGACAAGTACGAAGAAAGACGACATAACGTATTACTTGAGGAAAACATACGTTCTTTATGAGAAAAACAGACGACAAGAACGGAGCAGGGCCTCTATTTGTGAGGAAAAAGGACGACAAGTACGAAGCAAGACGACATAACGTATTACTTGACGTTCTTTATGAGAAAAACAGACGACAAGAACGGAGCAGGGCCTCTATTTGTGAGAAAACGGGCGACAAGTACGAAGCAAGACGACATAACGTATTACTTGACGTTCTTTATGAGAAAAACAGACGACAAGAACGGAGCAGGGCCTCTATTTGTGAGGAAAAAGGACGACAAGTACGAAGCAAGACGACATAACTTATTACTTGATGAAAACATACGTTCTTTATGAGAAAAACAGACGACAAGAACGGAGCAGGGCCTCTATTTGTGAGGAAAAAGGACGACAAGTACGAAGCAAGACGACATAACGTATTACTTGACGTTCTTTATGAGAAAAACAGACGACAAGAACGGAGCAGGGCCTCTATTTGTGAGAAAACGGGCGACAAGTACGAAGCAAGACGACATAACGTATTACTTGACGTTCTTTATGAGAAAAACAGACGACAAGAACGGAGCAGGGCCTCTATTTGTGAGGAAAAAGGACGACAAGTACGAAGCAAGACGACATAACTTATTACTTGATGAAAACATACGTTCTTTATGAGAAAAACAGACGACAAGAACGGAGCAGGGCCTCTATT comes from Branchiostoma floridae strain S238N-H82 chromosome 19, Bfl_VNyyK, whole genome shotgun sequence and encodes:
- the LOC118406874 gene encoding uncharacterized protein LOC118406874 — protein: MMTSWFGCRQFSAQVRRTAALLDFCAILETKIGNSRTAGIFLSLSSLRCISGSSEHVCRKPDLKFLGWKMDVICSAGGVSEEPVQVVDITSGSHLELASTASGVPEKLAQNVCFQPKPFPAEFCNVEKTQEEPARHSHAFVGEGFVQPPPASTHHHGNFVTCGRGVVDYDNCSQYRPFYPGVPWQSFFLGGNTVSSFTTLGARCSTVPSVRPAVAAHSLQSPYVSNHARPVPVPTPPPENDDIGYLRGQGFLLSVPSIPNLGPEDGDKTGHLTQDISPSNTACVDLESFLEKDDDSRLTPSPDDPNPPPYVGEDFVGRHVFRGPPAAVTYPTPKPELLSDVLRKEGGSLPVPVAIVRRRRRSSGSSSLSSHDDPEDIIAKRREANARERQRVRNLNTGFAKLRRMVPSLPPNRKPSKVDTLHAAMDYIRTLQYVLQETNRSPVVPLAHAVRFPGFDVPNENVTVVYGTSGEPVNMPLDPAPLQVQAVAVPGMEHFLLQHNNRTEGGSNRHGEQLYLDHFGLRNMDRQGNQTSLPTPVFYNELGIGQTAEVQPA